One window of the Carnobacterium maltaromaticum DSM 20342 genome contains the following:
- a CDS encoding PadR family transcriptional regulator codes for MISSDVIRGHNDTIILAILVKGDSYGYQISKEIALRSENMYQIKETTLYSSFNRLEKNGYIASYHGDETNGRRRTYYQITNSGLKYYHEKCKEWETIKQIIDQFVKG; via the coding sequence ATGATTAGTAGTGATGTTATCCGTGGACATAACGATACCATTATTTTAGCTATATTAGTTAAAGGAGATTCCTATGGATATCAAATTTCAAAAGAGATTGCCTTGAGATCAGAAAATATGTATCAAATTAAAGAAACCACTTTATACTCTAGCTTTAATCGATTAGAGAAGAATGGCTATATTGCTTCTTATCATGGAGATGAAACTAATGGGCGCCGGCGTACGTATTATCAAATCACAAATTCAGGATTGAAGTACTATCATGAAAAATGTAAAGAGTGGGAAACCATTAAGCAAATTATTGACCAATTTGTAAAAGGCTAA
- a CDS encoding permease prefix domain 1-containing protein produces the protein MDQIRSYIEAIFSELPRTKEIVDMRLTMLENMTEKYEELLADGVGENEAIGTVIRSIGSAEDLKKELELMEPTELEEKEAELVDTKNRGFGIAFSIFLYISSPIVYLIWQNISETMAIIGCLFIVALATANLIYWGVRGSKAKKAQHEDEFREDGQKSPKQKKSEALQSIIWTTATLIYLVLGFLFNLWHPGWLIFLVATGINSYLHYLAGEEEA, from the coding sequence ATGGACCAGATTAGAAGTTATATAGAAGCCATTTTTAGTGAGTTGCCAAGAACTAAAGAGATTGTGGATATGCGTTTAACAATGCTGGAGAACATGACGGAAAAGTACGAAGAATTGCTAGCTGATGGTGTCGGCGAAAATGAAGCAATCGGGACCGTTATCCGTTCAATCGGTTCGGCCGAGGATTTAAAAAAAGAATTAGAGTTAATGGAACCAACTGAGCTTGAAGAGAAAGAGGCAGAATTAGTTGATACTAAAAATAGAGGATTTGGGATTGCTTTTTCAATCTTTCTCTATATTAGTTCTCCGATAGTTTACTTGATTTGGCAGAATATTAGTGAAACAATGGCTATTATTGGTTGTCTATTTATTGTTGCACTGGCAACTGCTAATTTGATTTATTGGGGTGTTAGAGGGAGCAAAGCAAAGAAAGCTCAACATGAAGATGAGTTTCGAGAAGATGGACAAAAAAGTCCTAAACAGAAAAAATCGGAAGCTCTACAAAGTATCATTTGGACTACTGCAACGCTTATTTACCTCGTATTGGGTTTTCTGTTTAATTTGTGGCATCCTGGTTGGTTAATATTCCTAGTTGCGACCGGCATTAATAGTTATCTGCACTATCTTGCTGGGGAAGAAGAAGCTTAA
- a CDS encoding DUF3887 domain-containing protein — protein MLKKRNGLALVISLVMLLLVGCTSTSSDVLSDKFDQKEVQKQAETAIELFNNQDYQALIQLFPEDLQKEMSQDSFKKAFEKFVADKGELKEFGKTTMRNEKNTTGDGEVATTILPVEYQKGSLNYMISINEQGELTNFLVK, from the coding sequence ATGTTAAAAAAGAGAAATGGATTGGCTTTAGTGATTTCTTTGGTTATGTTATTATTAGTTGGTTGCACAAGTACAAGTAGTGACGTGCTATCAGATAAATTTGATCAAAAAGAAGTTCAAAAGCAAGCAGAAACAGCAATAGAACTGTTCAATAATCAAGACTACCAAGCTTTAATCCAATTATTTCCCGAGGATTTACAAAAGGAAATGAGCCAAGATAGCTTTAAAAAAGCCTTTGAAAAATTTGTAGCAGACAAAGGTGAATTAAAAGAATTTGGTAAAACAACGATGCGAAATGAAAAGAATACTACTGGCGATGGTGAAGTGGCAACGACTATTCTTCCAGTTGAGTATCAAAAAGGCAGTTTGAATTATATGATTAGTATCAATGAACAAGGTGAGCTAACTAATTTTTTAGTTAAATAA
- a CDS encoding acyl-CoA thioesterase: MKLEPYYRKVFFYETDQMGIVHHSNVIRWFEEARFDLLDQLGYGSGFLEEEGLGSPVLDVACQYKTMVRFNDELTIRIGVKSNSSARLTFNYLVLHGDKIAASGETTHCFINKAGKIISLKRQYPVLYQTLEQLKEENK; the protein is encoded by the coding sequence ATGAAGCTTGAACCTTATTACCGCAAAGTATTTTTTTATGAAACGGACCAGATGGGAATTGTTCACCATTCAAATGTCATTCGTTGGTTTGAAGAAGCTCGATTTGATTTATTAGACCAGCTTGGTTACGGCAGTGGCTTCTTAGAGGAAGAAGGGTTAGGAAGTCCTGTGTTAGATGTTGCTTGCCAGTATAAAACGATGGTGCGATTTAATGATGAATTAACGATTCGTATTGGTGTTAAATCAAATTCTAGTGCTCGTTTAACATTTAACTATCTAGTTTTGCATGGCGATAAGATAGCAGCAAGTGGTGAAACTACCCATTGTTTTATTAATAAAGCTGGGAAAATAATTTCCTTGAAACGCCAATATCCTGTGTTGTATCAAACTTTAGAACAATTAAAAGAGGAAAATAAGTAA
- a CDS encoding formate/nitrite transporter family protein, producing MYTPDEILDITIDMGTKKIAKPFVSKLLLGFVGGAMISLGYLAYIRVASSMIEDWGSIASFIGACVFPVGLIVILLGGGELITGNMMAVAAAWFDKKVNTKDLLLNWVTITLANAVGAIFVAYFFGHIVGLTSSGVYLHETITLAQGKIAATPLQAFVSGIGCNWFVGIALWLCYGAKESSGKILGIWFPVMVFVAIGFQHSVANLFVIPAAIFEGQATWLELLQNFVPVYLGNIVGGAVFVSGLYYKALKH from the coding sequence ATGTATACACCGGACGAGATTTTAGATATCACGATTGACATGGGAACAAAGAAAATTGCTAAACCATTCGTTTCTAAGCTATTATTAGGATTTGTTGGTGGAGCTATGATTTCATTAGGCTACTTAGCCTATATTCGTGTAGCTTCTTCCATGATTGAAGATTGGGGCAGTATTGCTAGTTTTATTGGTGCATGTGTCTTTCCTGTGGGCCTAATTGTTATATTATTAGGTGGTGGTGAACTCATTACAGGTAATATGATGGCTGTTGCCGCAGCTTGGTTTGATAAGAAAGTTAACACAAAAGACCTATTACTAAATTGGGTAACGATTACCTTAGCCAATGCTGTTGGAGCAATTTTTGTGGCTTATTTCTTTGGTCATATTGTTGGATTAACTAGCTCAGGTGTTTATTTACATGAAACAATTACTTTAGCTCAAGGCAAAATAGCGGCAACACCGCTTCAGGCTTTTGTTTCAGGCATTGGTTGTAATTGGTTTGTAGGAATTGCATTATGGCTTTGTTATGGAGCGAAGGAAAGTAGTGGCAAAATTTTAGGTATTTGGTTCCCAGTTATGGTATTTGTAGCGATTGGTTTCCAACATAGTGTGGCGAATCTATTTGTTATCCCAGCTGCTATTTTTGAAGGTCAAGCAACTTGGTTAGAACTTTTACAAAATTTTGTACCGGTCTACTTAGGCAATATTGTCGGCGGAGCTGTTTTTGTTTCTGGTCTATATTATAAAGCGTTAAAACACTAA
- the gpmA gene encoding 2,3-diphosphoglycerate-dependent phosphoglycerate mutase: MKLVFVRHGLSDWNALNQFTGWVDVDLSEAGLAEAEEAGRKIKEAGIEFDLAFTSVLKRAIKTCHIVLEGSDQLWVPEVKSWRLNERHYGALQGLNKQETAEKYGVDQVQLWRRSYDTLPPLLDPTDPQSASHDRRYANLQKSRVPMGENLKVTLERVIPFWEDQIAPAILDNKTVLVAAHGNSLRALAKYIEGISDEDIMGLEIPTGQPLVYELDEDLTVKTKYYL; the protein is encoded by the coding sequence ATGAAATTAGTATTTGTACGTCATGGATTAAGTGACTGGAATGCCTTGAACCAATTTACTGGTTGGGTGGATGTTGATTTAAGTGAAGCTGGTTTAGCCGAGGCCGAAGAAGCGGGCCGTAAAATAAAAGAAGCGGGTATTGAATTTGATCTTGCCTTTACTTCTGTTTTAAAAAGAGCAATTAAAACTTGTCATATTGTCCTAGAAGGCTCGGATCAACTATGGGTGCCAGAAGTAAAATCTTGGCGTTTAAATGAGCGTCATTACGGTGCTCTACAGGGGTTAAATAAACAAGAAACAGCAGAAAAATATGGTGTAGATCAAGTTCAATTATGGCGTCGTTCGTATGATACATTGCCTCCATTATTGGATCCAACTGATCCACAATCGGCTTCTCATGATCGTCGCTATGCGAACTTACAAAAGAGTCGTGTTCCAATGGGCGAGAATCTAAAAGTTACTTTAGAACGCGTGATTCCTTTTTGGGAAGATCAAATTGCCCCTGCTATTTTAGATAATAAAACAGTTTTAGTTGCAGCGCATGGCAATTCATTGCGTGCGCTAGCTAAATATATCGAAGGTATTTCAGATGAAGATATTATGGGCTTAGAAATTCCAACTGGGCAACCATTAGTTTACGAATTAGATGAAGATTTAACTGTTAAAACTAAGTATTATCTATAA
- a CDS encoding AzlC family ABC transporter permease yields MKKEVWLDSFKVVYPVTLGFIPLGIACGMVLYDAGFSPLGIGLMSFLVYAGASQFMVASMLVMGATVPAMIIMTFFLNLRHVLMSSSMSTYFKKSSVPFLLIFTHSLADESYAVNYNQFLNHKWDQKHAMATTFIPYVTWGLSTIVGGIVGSQLTVNTTIMNYVLVAMFICLLVMQFVSPLFIFVGCLSGILSVILMILLKHNIALVLGALIASIIGFLVDEYILSKPDKKEVDSL; encoded by the coding sequence GTGAAAAAAGAAGTTTGGTTAGATAGTTTTAAGGTTGTATATCCTGTTACTTTAGGTTTTATTCCATTAGGTATTGCTTGTGGAATGGTGCTCTACGATGCAGGGTTTAGTCCTTTGGGGATTGGACTAATGAGTTTTTTAGTTTACGCAGGAGCTTCGCAGTTTATGGTGGCTTCAATGTTGGTTATGGGTGCGACCGTGCCAGCTATGATTATCATGACGTTCTTTTTAAATTTACGGCATGTGTTAATGAGTTCAAGTATGTCTACTTATTTTAAGAAAAGTTCAGTGCCATTTTTATTAATTTTTACCCATTCATTAGCAGATGAAAGTTATGCTGTTAATTACAATCAATTTCTAAATCATAAATGGGATCAAAAACATGCAATGGCAACTACCTTTATTCCCTATGTTACTTGGGGACTTAGCACAATTGTTGGTGGAATAGTAGGAAGCCAATTGACTGTAAATACAACGATTATGAATTATGTCTTAGTTGCTATGTTTATTTGTTTACTAGTTATGCAGTTTGTCTCGCCATTATTTATCTTTGTAGGTTGTTTATCAGGTATTTTATCTGTTATTTTGATGATTCTTTTAAAGCATAATATTGCTTTAGTGTTAGGGGCATTAATCGCGTCAATTATTGGATTTTTGGTAGACGAATATATTCTGTCTAAGCCAGATAAGAAGGAGGTTGATTCTCTATGA
- a CDS encoding AzlD domain-containing protein: MSLTSQQLYLILGMAVVTYLPRMLPMLLLNNREIPEKIVRWMSFIPVSIFAALIFSDIFFWENQFSINPLENLKLIPAIVVFFIAYKTKNIMWSIVFGVVGISLMVWWF; the protein is encoded by the coding sequence ATGAGTTTAACGAGTCAACAATTGTATTTAATTCTTGGAATGGCAGTTGTCACATATTTGCCAAGGATGCTACCGATGTTACTTTTAAATAATCGAGAAATCCCTGAAAAAATTGTGAGGTGGATGTCTTTTATTCCAGTATCCATTTTTGCAGCATTAATTTTTTCAGATATCTTTTTTTGGGAGAACCAATTTTCGATAAATCCACTTGAAAATTTAAAACTTATTCCTGCTATTGTAGTCTTTTTTATAGCGTATAAAACGAAAAATATTATGTGGTCGATTGTGTTTGGTGTTGTTGGAATTTCGTTGATGGTTTGGTGGTTTTAA